From one Candidatus Sulfotelmatobacter sp. genomic stretch:
- the pqqD gene encoding pyrroloquinoline quinone biosynthesis peptide chaperone PqqD, producing the protein MAAPTDSSQPRLAPGCRWGGTEEDRVILFPEGAIKLQGTGRQVLEQCDGQRTFGEIIAVLQKQFSVADPGKIREDIGKFLEQLQKKRIVDY; encoded by the coding sequence GTGGCAGCGCCTACAGATTCGAGCCAGCCGCGCCTCGCGCCCGGATGCCGTTGGGGCGGCACGGAGGAAGATCGCGTAATCCTGTTTCCCGAAGGCGCGATCAAGCTGCAGGGTACGGGGCGGCAGGTGCTGGAGCAATGCGATGGGCAGAGGACATTCGGGGAGATTATCGCGGTGTTGCAGAAACAGTTTTCGGTCGCGGATCCAGGGAAGATACGCGAGGACATCGGCAAGTTTCTGGAGCAGTTGCAGAAGAAGAGAATCGTGGATTACTAG
- a CDS encoding DUF433 domain-containing protein: protein MSTLDWSHCPAVESVPGRLSGAWVFRNTRLSVSVVFENLEAGATVDEISEWFEISKEQIMEVLQFVARCVAAPIPVDRVAPFSADAHSS from the coding sequence ATGTCGACCCTCGATTGGTCTCATTGCCCGGCCGTGGAAAGCGTGCCGGGACGATTAAGCGGCGCGTGGGTGTTTCGCAACACCCGGCTGTCCGTGTCCGTCGTGTTCGAGAACCTCGAAGCCGGAGCCACGGTGGATGAAATCTCGGAGTGGTTCGAAATTTCCAAAGAGCAGATAATGGAGGTTTTACAGTTTGTCGCCCGCTGCGTAGCCGCGCCGATTCCTGTGGACCGGGTAGCCCCTTTCTCTGCCGATGCTCATTCTTCTTGA
- a CDS encoding helix-turn-helix transcriptional regulator, translating into MRIETITRKGREFALIPVEDLQKLMEDAEMLVDVKAYDAAKARLENGEDELIPLEITERRMKGEPALRIWREHRKLTQEQLAKKSKVSRALIAAIETKRKTGSVNTWKKLGAVLDVSWEQLA; encoded by the coding sequence ATGCGTATCGAAACGATTACCCGTAAGGGCAGGGAATTTGCTCTGATTCCTGTGGAAGATCTGCAAAAGCTGATGGAAGATGCGGAAATGCTCGTCGACGTAAAAGCCTACGATGCCGCAAAGGCGCGCCTTGAAAATGGCGAAGACGAACTCATACCACTCGAGATCACCGAACGCAGGATGAAGGGAGAGCCAGCGCTCCGCATTTGGCGTGAGCATCGGAAGCTTACCCAGGAGCAACTCGCCAAAAAGTCGAAAGTATCACGTGCCCTCATCGCAGCGATTGAAACAAAACGTAAGACCGGGTCGGTCAACACTTGGAAGAAACTGGGTGCTGTACTCGACGTGAGTTGGGAGCAACTGGCGTAA
- a CDS encoding type II toxin-antitoxin system RelE/ParE family toxin, whose product MYKVVTTKSFAKALSRLPANWQKRIVSKIKEIAADPYAQHNNVTKLQGRDGYRLRIGDWRVLYELHDDRIELWVLEVGVRGGIY is encoded by the coding sequence GTGTATAAGGTCGTCACGACTAAATCCTTCGCCAAAGCGCTTTCCAGGCTTCCGGCGAACTGGCAGAAGCGGATTGTGAGCAAGATCAAAGAGATCGCCGCCGATCCTTATGCCCAGCACAACAATGTTACCAAGCTGCAGGGACGAGACGGCTATCGGCTGAGAATCGGCGACTGGCGCGTCCTTTACGAGTTGCACGACGACCGCATTGAATTATGGGTCTTGGAAGTAGGAGTGAGAGGAGGAATCTATTGA
- the pqqE gene encoding pyrroloquinoline quinone biosynthesis protein PqqE — protein MVPNPLALIAEVTHRCPLHCVYCSNPLELAGTRAELSTQEWESVFRQSGKLGMLHAHFTGGEPLARPDLTELIAAARSSGLYTNLITSGIGLNETRLEALVDAGLDHIQISFQDSREESANWIAGAKAHAHKIELSRAIRRRVGARKLAFTVNLVVHRQNLDHLEEMIAFIEQMNPERVEIAHTQYYGWALANRAALLPTRAQLEKAVAIVAAAEKRLAGRMRIDSVVPDYYAKYPKACMGGWGRRLMLINPAGRVLPCHAAEVLPGLSFENVREKTLAWIWQESPSFQRFRGEDWMPEPCRSCDRRTEDFGGCRCQAFLLAGDAMVTDPACSLAPTHELVETVVREVNALDENSGATVAQATPASSFVQLQKQNTELWSYRTNPE, from the coding sequence ATGGTTCCCAACCCTCTCGCTCTGATCGCCGAAGTCACGCATCGCTGCCCGCTGCATTGCGTCTATTGTTCGAATCCTCTGGAGTTGGCGGGCACGCGGGCGGAGCTTTCGACTCAGGAATGGGAAAGCGTATTCCGGCAATCCGGCAAGCTGGGGATGTTGCACGCGCATTTTACAGGCGGCGAGCCGCTGGCGCGTCCGGACCTGACGGAACTGATTGCGGCGGCTCGGTCCTCGGGTCTCTATACCAACCTCATCACGTCGGGTATCGGCCTCAACGAGACGCGGCTGGAGGCGCTGGTCGATGCGGGACTCGACCACATTCAGATCAGCTTTCAGGACTCGCGGGAAGAATCTGCGAACTGGATTGCCGGCGCTAAAGCGCATGCACATAAGATCGAACTGTCGCGGGCAATTCGCCGGCGGGTTGGGGCGAGGAAGCTCGCCTTCACGGTGAACCTGGTCGTGCACCGGCAGAATCTCGACCATCTGGAAGAGATGATTGCGTTCATCGAGCAAATGAATCCGGAGCGAGTCGAGATCGCTCACACTCAGTACTACGGATGGGCGCTGGCCAACCGCGCTGCCCTGCTACCGACGCGGGCGCAGCTGGAGAAGGCGGTGGCGATTGTCGCCGCCGCAGAAAAGCGGCTGGCTGGCCGCATGCGCATCGATTCGGTGGTGCCTGACTACTACGCGAAATATCCAAAGGCCTGCATGGGCGGCTGGGGACGAAGATTGATGCTGATCAATCCTGCGGGCAGGGTGCTGCCCTGCCATGCCGCGGAGGTATTGCCGGGGTTGTCGTTTGAGAATGTTCGCGAAAAGACGCTGGCGTGGATCTGGCAGGAATCGCCATCATTTCAGCGCTTTCGCGGCGAAGACTGGATGCCGGAGCCCTGCCGCAGCTGCGATCGCCGCACGGAAGATTTCGGCGGCTGCCGTTGCCAGGCTTTCCTGCTTGCCGGAGACGCGATGGTAACCGATCCGGCGTGCTCGCTCGCGCCCACGCATGAGTTGGTGGAAACAGTGGTGAGAGAAGTGAATGCGCTGGACGAGAATTCGGGCGCGACGGTAGCACAGGCTACGCCAGCTTCGTCATTTGTACAATTGCAGAAACAGAATACGGAGTTGTGGAGTTACCGCACGAATCCGGAGTAG
- a CDS encoding homoserine dehydrogenase translates to MSKSTSKPAVDTTEIEQSSACRVALIGFGTVGRAVARILCERGDRSLRLTYICNRNVERKKQDWVSNHVPSDVIWTDDVDSVLNSDVQIVIELIGGLEPAGTIVRKALESGKSVVTANKQLIARHGPDLLELASGKGCQIEFGASVAGGVPVLPALRTGLCGDRLHGIAGILNGTCNYILSRIENARIPFSEALEEAQARGYAEADASEDLDGGDARAKLAILALAGLHTRVAPESIRARTIRAVDAVDFDYAAELGSTIRQISRADLKENTLFADVGPCVVPTDSPFGRVQRNLNLVLTSGHYGGDMAFLGAGAGGDPTAVAVMSDLMFVAQNLSAGSRDTSGHAFSPASAGSGIIAPTISSDFETPWYLRFFVRDQPGIVARLAQILAAHHLNIDSLLQKPGYEKSSLPFVITLEPCRDSQLRPALEEMAGLDFAIRPCLCLPVLK, encoded by the coding sequence TTGTCTAAGAGCACGTCGAAACCGGCGGTCGACACCACAGAGATCGAGCAAAGTTCCGCATGCCGCGTGGCGCTGATCGGCTTTGGAACCGTGGGTCGCGCGGTGGCGAGGATTTTGTGCGAGCGCGGCGACAGATCGCTGCGGCTTACATATATATGCAACCGCAACGTAGAGAGAAAGAAGCAGGACTGGGTTTCGAATCACGTTCCGAGCGATGTTATCTGGACCGACGACGTCGATTCTGTGTTGAATTCCGATGTTCAGATTGTGATCGAACTGATCGGAGGGCTCGAGCCGGCGGGAACGATTGTGCGCAAGGCGCTTGAGTCCGGGAAGTCGGTGGTCACGGCAAACAAGCAACTCATCGCGCGCCACGGTCCCGACCTGCTGGAACTGGCAAGCGGCAAAGGATGCCAGATCGAGTTCGGCGCATCGGTGGCGGGAGGAGTTCCGGTGCTTCCGGCATTGCGCACCGGACTGTGTGGAGACCGACTGCACGGCATCGCGGGAATTCTGAATGGGACGTGCAACTACATTCTGAGCCGAATCGAAAATGCGCGGATTCCGTTCAGCGAGGCGCTGGAGGAGGCGCAGGCTCGCGGCTACGCCGAGGCCGACGCGTCCGAAGATTTGGATGGCGGCGATGCGCGCGCCAAGCTCGCGATTCTGGCGCTGGCGGGATTGCACACGCGAGTCGCGCCGGAATCGATTCGGGCGCGGACGATTCGCGCCGTGGATGCGGTTGACTTTGATTATGCGGCCGAGCTGGGCAGTACGATTCGGCAGATATCGCGGGCCGATTTGAAAGAAAATACTTTATTCGCGGATGTGGGCCCGTGCGTGGTTCCGACCGATTCGCCGTTTGGCCGGGTGCAGAGAAATCTGAACCTGGTGCTCACTTCGGGCCACTATGGCGGCGATATGGCATTTCTGGGCGCGGGAGCGGGCGGCGATCCGACGGCCGTGGCCGTGATGTCGGACTTGATGTTTGTGGCGCAGAACCTTTCGGCCGGATCCAGAGATACTTCGGGCCACGCGTTCTCGCCGGCAAGCGCTGGTTCGGGGATCATTGCTCCGACCATCAGCAGCGACTTCGAGACGCCGTGGTACTTGCGATTTTTTGTGCGGGATCAGCCGGGAATCGTGGCGCGGCTGGCGCAGATTCTGGCGGCGCATCACCTGAACATCGATTCTCTGCTGCAAAAGCCGGGCTATGAGAAATCCTCGCTACCGTTTGTGATTACGCTGGAGCCTTGCCGCGATTCGCAATTGCGTCCGGCGCTGGAGGAAATGGCGGGGTTGGATTTCGCAATCCGGCCGTGCTTGTGTCTGCCTGTGTTGAAGTAG
- a CDS encoding GNAT family protein codes for MHLKMTELETERLRLREFRPADLPLVAVWEGTAHTEKFLEFCLQSYRQWGMGPWALVKKPTGEIVGNCGFCRIGYEPDAASFEYCGEVNYYIAPPDRRQGFASEALPAIVSFGFDNLRLTRIQGRCSPTNVGSERVMLKAGLQFERMIPAAEDSLPDEKLYAITREGFHLK; via the coding sequence ATGCATCTGAAAATGACCGAACTCGAGACCGAACGCCTGCGCTTGCGAGAATTCCGGCCAGCCGATCTGCCTCTCGTGGCCGTGTGGGAAGGGACGGCTCACACCGAGAAATTCCTCGAATTCTGCCTTCAGTCGTATCGCCAATGGGGCATGGGCCCCTGGGCCCTCGTGAAAAAGCCGACCGGCGAAATCGTCGGAAACTGCGGATTCTGCCGCATCGGCTACGAACCCGATGCGGCATCCTTCGAATACTGCGGCGAAGTCAACTATTACATTGCCCCGCCCGATCGCCGGCAAGGCTTTGCCTCCGAGGCCTTGCCCGCAATTGTAAGCTTCGGATTCGACAATCTCCGCCTTACCCGAATTCAGGGCCGATGCTCCCCGACCAACGTTGGCTCAGAACGGGTAATGCTGAAAGCCGGTCTGCAATTCGAGCGAATGATTCCGGCTGCGGAAGATAGCTTGCCGGACGAAAAGCTATACGCAATCACGCGCGAGGGTTTCCACCTGAAATAA
- a CDS encoding aldo/keto reductase encodes MKYRKLGRTGFDVSEVAHGLWGMSGWSGSDDRESLGAMQLAVDLGCNFFDTAWAYGEGKSDGLLGEVMARNAGNRIYAASKIPPANDRWPALPEYEYSDVFSAPHVFKYADLIRKQLRVDTIDLLQFHVWDDSWTDEPEFRSTVEKLKHDKTIRFFGLSINRWEPENGIKALRTGLVDAVQVIYNIFDQAPEDKLFPVCQELNVGVIARVPFDEGSLGGKMTLETRFPEGDWRAGYFGPENLPKTIQRVEKLKEILPAEMTLPEMALRFILSHPAVSTTIAGMRKPEHVRQNIAASDAGPLDKNLLAKLKNHRWDRRPQRWSD; translated from the coding sequence ATGAAATATCGCAAGCTTGGCCGTACTGGTTTTGACGTCAGCGAGGTGGCTCATGGTTTATGGGGAATGAGCGGGTGGAGCGGCTCGGACGATCGGGAATCTCTGGGCGCGATGCAGTTGGCGGTGGACCTGGGCTGCAATTTCTTCGACACGGCGTGGGCCTACGGCGAGGGCAAGAGCGACGGCTTGCTGGGCGAGGTTATGGCGAGAAATGCGGGCAATAGGATTTATGCAGCCTCGAAGATTCCTCCGGCGAACGACCGGTGGCCGGCGTTGCCGGAATACGAATACAGCGATGTGTTTTCAGCGCCGCACGTTTTCAAGTATGCCGATCTGATTCGCAAGCAGCTGCGTGTGGATACGATCGATCTGCTGCAATTCCATGTCTGGGATGACAGTTGGACCGACGAGCCTGAGTTCCGGTCGACGGTCGAGAAACTGAAGCACGACAAGACGATTCGATTCTTCGGGCTAAGCATTAATCGGTGGGAGCCGGAGAACGGGATCAAGGCTTTGCGCACCGGGCTGGTGGATGCGGTGCAGGTAATTTACAACATCTTCGATCAGGCGCCGGAGGACAAATTATTCCCCGTGTGCCAGGAACTGAATGTCGGAGTGATCGCCCGCGTGCCGTTCGATGAAGGCAGCCTGGGCGGCAAGATGACGCTGGAGACGCGATTCCCCGAAGGCGACTGGCGGGCGGGATATTTCGGTCCGGAAAATCTGCCGAAGACGATTCAGCGCGTCGAGAAGCTGAAAGAGATTCTGCCGGCGGAGATGACGCTGCCGGAGATGGCGCTGCGGTTTATCCTGTCGCATCCGGCGGTGAGCACGACGATTGCCGGCATGAGGAAGCCGGAGCATGTGCGGCAGAACATTGCCGCCAGCGACGCGGGCCCTCTGGACAAGAATCTGCTGGCGAAACTGAAGAACCATCGTTGGGACCGGCGGCCACAGAGGTGGTCGGATTAG
- a CDS encoding carboxypeptidase regulatory-like domain-containing protein yields MLRKSLLILLSATMPLTAMHAQNPRGSLRGAVQDRTGARIPAARIVVQAIDSPMQREATSEDRGEFRLDDLLPGAYRMTVTATGFAPAQAEVSIAVSSVREVTVTLQTAAASETVNVRGESSSITTQPIDLVSVVHEGVISSQDLRTLPLATRSFANIAYLAPGTEPVEPSDPTKARITAVSTGGSSGLNNDLSVDGGDNSDDWIGGFLQNFSPDTIQEFAMRTANEDADTGGTTAGSVVITTKRGSNEWHGSGAFYDRAAALNARFPIENPAPSPKQPFSRQNYVGTLGGPIARDKAWFFSSLEYVHENASIAYSPNSLSEFEALAQIAQDGLIPGVPSITVPQNVPIPFRDYIGSIRFDWAESTKSQWFLRSSEDSYLTRNALVAQGTLPSTGLTTHNNYWNNVLSNTYEFSPTWLGTFVFDASLLHLTQTRNSTLGFALAFPFSSTTLTVSGFETYGDNQFATPITLFPSLRNQQKYQFRYDVGHATGDHSFKFGVNFIHEPVLSGAFPGNRETLYSFPNDPTYYAQNASTLAQFPIDYANGASTTPAGDGSFSQSVQRLALYAQDSWRMTRHLTLNYGLRWQTTLGLFTGSGRSQAQNPAFLTLQALQIPMTVPQDDRKQFGPRLGIAYAPGNNGKTLIRAGFGLFYNDLAQNGWATALQGVNAPPGPCVDPVQNPGGPENAGCIPGDAFGGAGNLIDGRYRTPYAIHITGGVQHAINQNWTLSADYTHEQGNHGYRAYSFTGGTNLFTPLLAPTDPNQASYVPDLNLFKSDNRSSYNALMLHLQGNMSRHFNLVANYTFSKAQTWGCVLGELFDYVNGVCNPLNPFGPGDYGPSGEDVRQRFVLAGMAHIPGGIEVSAMFQAEAARPFTITTADNSGRISVNGVPTALDVFRGTPYIQMDLRVARPFKIGERWQVMPFAEFFNLFNRDNPGANFVANIGALPLIPRDIATGNATTICLDFPTCAPNEQVPVTSFRQLEIPGGGLGDFFGPGTTVGIPFAAQLGVRVNF; encoded by the coding sequence TTGCTCAGGAAATCGCTGCTGATCTTGCTGTCGGCGACTATGCCGCTGACCGCCATGCACGCCCAGAATCCCCGCGGATCGTTGCGAGGCGCGGTGCAGGACAGGACTGGAGCGCGCATTCCTGCGGCCAGGATTGTCGTGCAGGCCATCGATTCGCCGATGCAGCGCGAGGCCACCTCGGAAGACCGGGGAGAGTTCCGATTGGATGATCTGCTGCCGGGCGCATATCGGATGACTGTAACCGCCACGGGATTCGCTCCGGCGCAGGCCGAAGTTTCGATCGCGGTTAGTTCCGTGCGCGAGGTGACGGTCACGCTCCAAACTGCGGCCGCATCCGAAACGGTGAATGTGCGCGGCGAGAGTTCGTCGATTACTACGCAACCGATTGACCTGGTCAGCGTGGTGCATGAGGGAGTAATCAGCAGCCAGGATTTGCGGACGCTGCCGCTGGCGACGCGCAGCTTCGCCAATATTGCTTATCTCGCTCCCGGCACCGAGCCGGTCGAACCCTCGGATCCGACGAAGGCGCGAATCACTGCGGTTTCTACCGGGGGAAGTTCTGGACTGAACAACGATTTATCGGTGGATGGGGGGGATAATTCCGACGATTGGATTGGCGGATTTCTGCAGAATTTTTCCCCGGACACGATTCAGGAATTCGCGATGCGTACCGCGAACGAAGATGCGGATACGGGCGGGACGACGGCGGGGTCGGTCGTTATCACGACCAAGCGCGGCTCGAATGAATGGCATGGCAGTGGCGCGTTTTACGACCGGGCAGCAGCGCTGAATGCGCGGTTTCCGATTGAGAATCCAGCGCCGAGTCCCAAGCAGCCGTTCTCGCGGCAGAACTATGTTGGAACATTGGGCGGGCCGATCGCGCGCGATAAAGCCTGGTTTTTCTCTTCGCTCGAATATGTGCACGAAAATGCCAGCATCGCCTACAGCCCGAACAGCCTGTCGGAGTTCGAGGCGCTGGCGCAAATCGCGCAGGACGGACTGATCCCCGGCGTGCCGTCGATTACAGTGCCGCAGAATGTGCCGATTCCATTTCGCGACTATATCGGATCGATCCGCTTCGACTGGGCGGAGTCGACGAAATCGCAGTGGTTCCTGCGTTCGTCCGAAGACAGTTACTTGACACGCAATGCCTTAGTGGCGCAGGGCACGCTGCCCTCGACCGGGCTTACCACGCATAACAACTACTGGAACAACGTACTCAGCAATACCTACGAGTTCAGCCCGACCTGGCTGGGCACCTTTGTATTCGACGCCAGTTTGCTGCACCTGACCCAGACGCGCAACTCGACTCTCGGTTTCGCGCTGGCGTTTCCCTTCAGCTCAACGACGCTTACTGTGTCTGGCTTTGAGACTTACGGAGACAACCAGTTCGCCACACCGATCACTCTTTTTCCTTCGCTTCGTAATCAGCAGAAGTATCAGTTTCGCTATGACGTTGGGCATGCGACTGGCGACCACTCATTCAAGTTTGGAGTGAATTTTATTCATGAACCGGTGCTGAGTGGAGCGTTTCCCGGGAACCGGGAAACGCTGTACTCGTTTCCCAACGATCCGACGTATTACGCGCAGAATGCCAGCACGTTGGCTCAATTCCCCATCGACTATGCCAATGGCGCATCGACGACTCCTGCGGGCGACGGAAGTTTTTCGCAGAGCGTACAGCGGCTGGCGCTTTACGCGCAGGATTCGTGGCGGATGACGCGTCATCTCACACTCAACTACGGACTGCGCTGGCAGACGACGTTGGGATTGTTCACCGGATCCGGACGCAGCCAGGCGCAGAATCCTGCTTTCCTGACGTTGCAGGCGCTCCAGATTCCGATGACCGTGCCGCAGGACGACCGGAAGCAGTTCGGCCCGCGTCTGGGTATCGCCTACGCTCCGGGCAATAACGGCAAGACCTTGATCCGCGCGGGCTTTGGGCTCTTCTACAACGACCTCGCTCAGAACGGGTGGGCCACGGCTTTGCAGGGAGTCAATGCGCCGCCTGGACCATGCGTCGACCCCGTGCAGAATCCGGGCGGCCCCGAGAACGCAGGTTGCATCCCCGGAGACGCTTTTGGAGGCGCCGGCAACCTGATTGATGGGCGCTACCGTACGCCGTATGCCATTCACATCACGGGTGGCGTGCAGCACGCCATCAACCAGAATTGGACGCTGAGCGCGGACTACACGCACGAGCAGGGGAATCACGGCTACCGCGCCTACAGCTTCACCGGCGGCACCAATCTGTTCACGCCGCTGCTCGCGCCGACCGATCCCAATCAGGCCAGCTACGTCCCCGACTTGAATCTGTTTAAGTCCGACAATCGCTCCAGCTACAACGCTCTCATGCTGCACCTGCAAGGCAACATGTCGAGACACTTCAATTTAGTGGCGAACTACACGTTCTCGAAAGCACAGACGTGGGGATGCGTACTGGGCGAGCTGTTCGATTATGTGAATGGAGTCTGTAATCCCCTGAATCCGTTCGGACCCGGCGACTACGGTCCATCGGGCGAAGATGTCCGCCAGCGATTTGTTCTGGCGGGTATGGCTCATATTCCCGGCGGTATTGAAGTGAGCGCCATGTTCCAGGCAGAGGCGGCGCGGCCCTTCACTATTACGACTGCGGACAATAGCGGGCGCATCTCGGTCAACGGAGTGCCTACCGCGCTCGATGTTTTTCGCGGCACACCCTACATTCAGATGGACCTGCGCGTCGCGCGGCCGTTCAAGATCGGAGAACGCTGGCAAGTGATGCCGTTCGCCGAATTCTTCAATCTCTTCAACCGCGACAATCCGGGAGCTAACTTTGTGGCGAATATCGGTGCGCTGCCGCTGATTCCCCGCGATATTGCGACCGGCAACGCGACTACGATTTGCCTCGACTTCCCAACTTGCGCTCCGAACGAACAGGTTCCTGTTACGAGCTTCAGGCAGCTGGAAATTCCCGGCGGGGGATTGGGTGATTTCTTCGGACCGGGGACGACCGTGGGAATTCCGTTCGCGGCGCAGTTGGGTGTACGAGTTAATTTCTGA
- a CDS encoding M56 family metallopeptidase, translating to MSGIMFAARGLAVSFSVFAMVYCVLSLAVCLGWRSIWLRSSWPIQRRRLPLHRIADRLLAVRMFPLITAAVITAVFTVPSFLLLEPRAIDEPMSGVSLALGICGAGLGIFGVVNASLALRRASRTISIWTINAQTINARTINARTIDARNTQLVDSSSSVPMLRITPASPLSVIPPLSAVGIVRPRILLSGAAESLLTANELKTALNHELAHVRRRDNLKKLLLRFIAFPGMAALEGAWLETTEMASDDAAVSNAREALDLAAALIKLSRLAPVVPPTDLTAALVHSPASIMNARVERLIRWSELLSEDRLPSNRGYSPWYGLAVAVVTVAAFAFTYSQLIASLHTATEWLVR from the coding sequence ATGTCTGGGATCATGTTTGCCGCGCGCGGCCTCGCCGTTTCCTTCTCGGTATTCGCGATGGTGTACTGCGTCCTGTCGCTGGCCGTCTGCCTTGGCTGGCGCAGCATCTGGCTACGCTCTTCTTGGCCGATTCAGAGACGGAGACTTCCCCTGCACCGCATTGCCGATCGATTGCTTGCGGTGCGCATGTTTCCTTTGATCACAGCCGCCGTCATTACTGCGGTCTTTACCGTTCCCTCATTTCTGTTGCTCGAACCTCGCGCGATCGATGAACCCATGAGCGGCGTTTCTCTGGCCCTTGGCATCTGTGGCGCAGGGCTGGGGATTTTTGGAGTCGTCAACGCCAGCCTGGCATTGCGCCGAGCTTCCCGCACCATTTCCATCTGGACGATTAACGCTCAAACGATTAACGCTCGAACGATCAATGCTCGAACGATTGATGCTCGAAATACCCAGTTGGTCGACTCTTCTTCGTCAGTTCCGATGCTGAGAATTACGCCGGCATCCCCCCTTTCCGTCATACCACCCTTGAGCGCCGTCGGCATCGTTCGCCCGCGAATCCTGCTGTCAGGCGCGGCCGAATCATTGCTGACTGCGAACGAATTGAAGACGGCGTTGAATCATGAACTAGCGCACGTCCGCCGCCGCGACAATCTGAAGAAATTGCTGCTGCGCTTCATCGCCTTTCCTGGAATGGCCGCTCTCGAAGGGGCATGGCTTGAAACCACGGAGATGGCGTCCGATGACGCCGCAGTCTCCAACGCCCGCGAGGCGCTCGACTTGGCGGCCGCCCTAATTAAACTTTCGCGGCTTGCTCCGGTGGTGCCACCGACGGACTTAACCGCCGCCCTCGTGCACAGCCCCGCTTCCATCATGAACGCTCGCGTCGAGCGCCTGATTCGGTGGAGCGAACTGCTAAGTGAAGACCGGCTCCCCTCGAATCGTGGATATTCTCCCTGGTACGGGCTGGCCGTCGCTGTGGTCACGGTCGCGGCGTTCGCTTTCACCTACAGCCAGTTGATCGCAAGCCTCCACACGGCGACGGAATGGCTGGTCCGCTAG
- a CDS encoding BlaI/MecI/CopY family transcriptional regulator, with amino-acid sequence MHRVFHFRASSSQLGPLEERLLAALWERGPATVREVLDGACKDLAYTTVMTTLDRLFKKNLLSRELDGRAFRYTARFSREELHREVAGEAFRQLLDASPASTLPLSYLVEILTDRDAQLLDDLRAVVEAKRRELRSMDAPNPANPHHKDKA; translated from the coding sequence ATGCACCGCGTCTTCCACTTCCGCGCCTCATCCTCTCAGCTAGGCCCGCTCGAGGAGCGTCTGCTCGCAGCTCTGTGGGAGCGCGGCCCGGCCACCGTTCGCGAAGTACTCGACGGTGCTTGCAAAGACCTGGCCTACACGACGGTGATGACTACGCTCGACCGCCTCTTCAAGAAAAATCTGCTATCGCGCGAACTCGACGGTCGCGCCTTCCGCTACACCGCCCGGTTCTCCCGCGAGGAACTGCATCGCGAAGTGGCGGGTGAAGCTTTCCGTCAGTTGCTGGACGCGAGCCCGGCTTCGACGTTGCCGCTCTCGTATCTCGTGGAAATCCTGACCGACCGAGATGCCCAGTTGCTCGATGACCTGCGCGCCGTCGTCGAGGCGAAACGACGTGAGCTTCGTAGTATGGACGCGCCCAACCCAGCCAATCCCCACCACAAGGACAAAGCCTGA